A region from the Candidatus Electrothrix scaldis genome encodes:
- a CDS encoding sirohydrochlorin cobaltochelatase, which produces MKLRSFFLIMLLVCSTTTGFASEGWKVKHKNAIVLAMFGTTVEPALQGLLNIRTKMMEKYPETPVKIAFTSNIIRKKWQRRAEDPAYSKAHPEIPEEVLQVKTVLATIADLQNVGYDTIVIQPTHIAMGEEFLDLGTYVESLMHIGTVKKEKYKPFHKVVLGRPALGTYGLDHPYAEDITAAAEALAADAELAAKERAALVYMGHGNAHFPSGGAYLELADRMRELYPDLVTLIGNVEGFPSLEDVIEKLKLRGIKKVMLKPCMVVAGDHAMNDMAGTDPEEPSWQMILEKEGFEVVTVKKGLGELDAFAEIFVNHAADAAADAEIVLK; this is translated from the coding sequence ATGAAGTTACGTTCTTTTTTTCTGATTATGCTGCTGGTTTGCAGCACAACAACCGGTTTTGCAAGTGAGGGATGGAAGGTGAAACATAAAAACGCCATTGTTTTGGCCATGTTCGGCACAACAGTCGAGCCTGCTCTGCAAGGATTGCTGAATATCCGCACCAAGATGATGGAGAAGTACCCGGAGACCCCGGTGAAAATAGCCTTTACCTCCAATATCATCCGCAAGAAATGGCAGAGACGTGCTGAGGACCCCGCCTATAGCAAAGCGCATCCAGAGATCCCGGAAGAGGTACTGCAGGTCAAAACCGTGCTGGCCACCATTGCCGACCTACAGAATGTAGGCTACGACACCATAGTCATTCAGCCTACCCACATCGCTATGGGCGAAGAGTTTCTTGACCTCGGCACCTATGTGGAGAGTCTGATGCATATCGGTACGGTAAAAAAAGAAAAATATAAGCCCTTTCATAAGGTCGTGCTTGGCCGCCCCGCTTTGGGAACCTATGGACTGGATCACCCCTATGCTGAAGATATCACAGCTGCGGCAGAGGCTCTGGCTGCGGATGCCGAGCTGGCAGCCAAGGAAAGGGCAGCCTTGGTCTACATGGGCCACGGTAATGCGCATTTTCCCTCTGGAGGAGCGTATCTTGAGCTTGCTGATAGAATGCGGGAATTATACCCTGACCTTGTTACTTTGATCGGTAATGTGGAAGGCTTTCCTTCCCTTGAAGATGTGATAGAAAAGTTGAAACTACGGGGCATAAAAAAGGTGATGCTCAAACCCTGTATGGTGGTGGCCGGAGATCATGCCATGAACGATATGGCTGGCACAGATCCAGAGGAACCGTCCTGGCAGATGATTCTGGAAAAGGAAGGCTTTGAGGTTGTCACTGTCAAGAAGGGGCTTGGTGAGTTGGATGCCTTTGCGGAGATCTTTGTCAACCATGCTGCGGATGCTGCTGCGGATGCGGAAATCGTGTTGAAGTAA